The Streptomyces spororaveus genome includes a region encoding these proteins:
- a CDS encoding lysine N(6)-hydroxylase/L-ornithine N(5)-oxygenase family protein — protein MSQDLPDDAPLIHDLIGIGFGPSNVAMAIALSEHNAGVGPQEAVTAHFFEQQPRFGWHRGMLIDDATMQVSFLKDLVTLRNPASEYSFLCYLQSRGRLIDFVNHKNLFPLRVEFHDYFEWAAAKVDDMVSYGSEVVAVRPVLRDGAVEYVDVTARSGSELVVHRARNLVIGTGLRPQMPEGVDRTERIWHTSELLTRVAALGGADPSRFIVVGAGQSAAENVAFLHRTFPRAEVCAVFSRYGYSPADDSGFANRIFDPSAVDEYFTAPEEVKRKLIEYHANTNYSVVDIDLIDDLYRQEYQEKVLGTERLRFLKVSRLADVTETPDHVRVTVESLVTGEKEALAADALVYATGYRSADGLGLLGDVEKYCRRDGLGRVRVARDYRVVSDPGLRCGIYLQGGTEHTHGITSSLLSNTAVRVGEILQSIVAHGRVPVPASRPAPTP, from the coding sequence ATGTCACAGGATCTGCCCGATGATGCGCCACTGATCCACGACCTCATCGGCATCGGCTTCGGCCCCTCGAACGTGGCGATGGCGATCGCGCTCAGCGAGCACAACGCCGGCGTCGGACCGCAGGAGGCGGTCACCGCCCACTTCTTCGAGCAGCAGCCCCGCTTCGGCTGGCACCGCGGCATGCTCATCGACGACGCCACGATGCAGGTGTCCTTCCTCAAGGACCTGGTGACACTGCGCAATCCGGCGAGCGAGTACAGCTTCCTCTGCTACCTCCAGAGCAGGGGCCGCCTGATCGACTTCGTCAACCACAAGAACCTGTTCCCGCTCCGGGTCGAGTTCCACGACTACTTCGAGTGGGCCGCGGCCAAGGTCGACGACATGGTCTCCTACGGCTCCGAGGTCGTCGCCGTACGCCCCGTCCTGCGCGACGGAGCGGTCGAGTACGTCGACGTGACCGCCCGCTCCGGCTCCGAGCTCGTGGTCCACCGGGCGCGCAACCTGGTGATCGGCACCGGCCTGCGGCCGCAGATGCCGGAGGGCGTGGACCGTACCGAGCGGATCTGGCACACCTCGGAACTCCTCACGCGGGTCGCCGCGCTGGGCGGCGCGGACCCCTCCCGGTTCATCGTCGTCGGGGCCGGTCAGAGCGCCGCCGAGAACGTGGCCTTCCTGCACCGCACCTTCCCCCGGGCCGAGGTGTGCGCCGTCTTCTCCCGCTACGGCTACAGCCCCGCCGACGACAGCGGCTTCGCCAACCGGATCTTCGACCCCTCGGCGGTCGACGAGTACTTCACCGCCCCCGAGGAGGTCAAGCGCAAGCTGATCGAGTACCACGCCAACACCAACTACTCCGTGGTGGACATCGACCTGATCGACGACCTCTACCGGCAGGAGTACCAGGAGAAGGTCCTCGGGACCGAACGGCTGCGCTTCCTCAAGGTGTCACGGCTCGCGGACGTCACCGAGACCCCCGACCACGTACGCGTCACCGTCGAATCGCTGGTCACGGGGGAGAAGGAGGCCCTGGCGGCCGACGCGCTCGTCTACGCGACCGGATACCGCTCGGCGGACGGCCTCGGACTGCTCGGGGACGTGGAGAAGTACTGCCGGCGCGACGGCCTCGGCCGCGTCCGCGTGGCACGCGACTACCGTGTCGTCAGCGATCCCGGACTGCGCTGCGGCATCTACCTCCAGGGAGGAACGGAACACACGCACGGCATCACGTCCTCCCTGCTGTCCAACACCGCCGTCCGGGTCGGCGAGATCCTCCAGTCCATCGTCGCGCACGGCCGGGTACCGGTACCGGCCTCCCGCCCGGCGCCCACCCCCTGA
- a CDS encoding amidohydrolase encodes MLCTRLTNATFLTMDPGHPVAHDLGIWHGRIVGLDEAVTALPAREVVDLQGATVLPGFIDSHVHLAWAGLKGTTPSVAPCERVEDVLAVVAEAAARKPRGAWVDIGGYDQRSLGRHLTAAELDKVADGRKVFMLHDSGHGCVVNTTVLDLLPGELAHGEGFLAESAMTAARRLRLPYAQEEIADAVEHAGRACLAEGVTACAEAGIGGGLLGHSPVELGAYQLLRDQGRLPLRVQLMASADTLRPVAAHASDGIPRALDLGLRSGFGDDWLSLGALKVYTDGGMMARTAALTRPYEGTDQAGEFQDSPERITGVIVDGHLAGWQLAVHAIGDRAADLALDALERAQRLRPRPTARHRIEHAGLIRPDQLARFARLGVSAVVQPNFLRSFGDDYAAVMGPERAPWMYRGRGFLDHGVTLVGSSDRPVTDGSPLRAVQFMVERASASGRLIGPGEGITVEEALHAYTVAGAWACHWDDEAGTLAPGRRADLAVLGDDPRRVDPSRIGAVEVVATYVDGRPA; translated from the coding sequence ATGCTCTGCACCAGGCTGACGAACGCCACCTTCCTCACCATGGACCCCGGGCACCCGGTCGCCCACGACCTGGGCATCTGGCACGGCCGCATCGTCGGCCTGGACGAGGCCGTGACCGCACTGCCCGCCCGCGAGGTTGTCGACCTCCAGGGCGCCACCGTGCTGCCCGGATTCATCGACTCCCACGTGCACCTGGCCTGGGCCGGACTCAAGGGGACCACCCCCAGCGTGGCACCCTGCGAACGCGTCGAGGACGTGCTCGCCGTCGTCGCGGAGGCGGCCGCCCGGAAGCCGCGGGGCGCGTGGGTGGACATCGGGGGCTACGACCAGCGGTCCCTCGGCCGCCACCTCACCGCCGCCGAACTGGACAAGGTCGCCGACGGCCGCAAGGTGTTCATGCTGCACGACTCGGGACACGGCTGCGTCGTCAACACCACCGTCCTCGACCTGCTCCCCGGCGAACTCGCCCACGGCGAGGGCTTCCTCGCCGAGAGTGCCATGACCGCCGCCCGCAGGCTGCGGCTGCCCTACGCCCAGGAGGAGATCGCCGACGCAGTCGAGCACGCCGGACGCGCCTGCCTCGCGGAAGGCGTCACCGCCTGCGCCGAGGCGGGCATCGGCGGCGGCCTGCTCGGCCACAGCCCGGTCGAGCTCGGCGCCTACCAACTCCTGCGCGACCAGGGGAGGCTGCCGCTGCGGGTCCAGCTCATGGCGTCCGCCGACACCCTGCGGCCCGTGGCCGCGCACGCCTCCGACGGGATCCCCCGCGCCCTGGACCTCGGCCTGCGCAGCGGCTTCGGCGACGACTGGCTCTCCCTCGGCGCGCTCAAGGTCTACACCGACGGCGGCATGATGGCCCGTACCGCCGCACTCACCCGCCCCTACGAAGGAACGGACCAGGCGGGGGAGTTCCAGGACAGCCCGGAGCGGATCACCGGCGTCATCGTCGACGGGCACCTCGCCGGCTGGCAGCTCGCCGTGCACGCCATCGGGGACCGCGCCGCCGACCTGGCTCTGGACGCCCTGGAGCGCGCCCAGCGGCTGCGCCCCCGGCCCACCGCCCGCCACCGGATCGAACACGCCGGTCTGATCCGCCCCGACCAGCTGGCGCGCTTCGCCCGGCTCGGCGTGAGCGCGGTGGTCCAGCCGAACTTCCTGCGTTCCTTCGGCGACGACTACGCGGCCGTGATGGGTCCGGAGCGGGCCCCCTGGATGTACCGGGGGCGGGGATTCCTGGACCACGGCGTCACCCTGGTGGGCAGCTCCGACCGCCCCGTCACCGACGGGTCACCGCTGCGGGCCGTCCAGTTCATGGTGGAACGGGCCTCCGCCTCCGGCCGCCTCATCGGGCCGGGCGAAGGCATCACGGTGGAAGAGGCCCTGCACGCCTACACCGTGGCGGGTGCCTGGGCCTGCCACTGGGACGACGAGGCGGGCACCCTGGCCCCGGGCCGGCGCGCGGACCTGGCGGTCCTCGGCGACGACCCGAGGCGGGTCGACCCCTCGCGGATCGGAGCCGTCGAGGTCGTCGCCACGTACGTCGACGGCAGGCCCGCCTGA
- a CDS encoding YhgE/Pip domain-containing protein — MSPTAAPEATAAALVRRPQLWLVPTILTGLLALLLSLLYMGGIVNPNAELRDLPIALVNEDTGKPPPGQQRNLGTQITAAIAADPAGGKADWRELTLAQARDQLDSGKVYGALVVPAGFTDSVAALPTSGATKRPAITVLTNPGKGSLGSSLASQITTQAAHRASRTVGEQLTAAAGAQASPTAKLLLADPVEVVTQVGHPIGAHSGLGLTAFYYTLLLVLAGFMGGNVISNGVDTALGYADNEIGPWHTRRPTVPISRTQTLLLKMLMTAGITLVSVSLVMLACVGILGMDASHLPLLWVYSYCAALAVGLGVQAINAAFGGIGQLVSMFVFIVLGLPSSGATVPLQAVPGFYRFLSHFEPMRQLSDGVRAILYFDARGDAGLTRSWIMIAVGTVLALLFGFAMTTYYDRKGLKRLTPQPA; from the coding sequence ATGTCCCCGACCGCCGCCCCCGAAGCCACCGCCGCGGCCCTGGTACGCCGCCCCCAGCTGTGGCTGGTCCCCACGATCCTGACGGGGCTGCTCGCCCTGCTGCTGTCGCTGCTCTACATGGGCGGCATCGTGAACCCCAACGCGGAACTGCGCGACCTGCCCATCGCCCTGGTCAACGAGGACACGGGCAAGCCGCCGCCGGGACAGCAGCGGAACCTGGGTACGCAGATCACCGCCGCGATCGCCGCCGACCCCGCGGGCGGCAAGGCGGACTGGCGCGAGCTGACCCTCGCCCAGGCCCGTGACCAGCTCGATTCCGGCAAGGTCTACGGCGCGCTGGTGGTCCCGGCCGGCTTCACCGACTCCGTCGCGGCGCTCCCCACCTCCGGCGCCACGAAGCGGCCCGCCATCACCGTGCTCACCAACCCCGGCAAGGGCAGCCTCGGATCCTCGCTGGCGAGCCAGATCACGACGCAGGCCGCCCACCGGGCGTCCCGCACCGTCGGCGAACAGCTCACCGCGGCCGCCGGCGCCCAGGCGAGCCCGACCGCGAAGCTGCTCCTGGCCGACCCCGTCGAGGTCGTCACCCAGGTCGGCCACCCGATCGGCGCGCACAGCGGACTCGGTCTGACGGCCTTCTACTACACCCTGCTGCTGGTGCTGGCCGGATTCATGGGCGGCAACGTCATCAGCAACGGCGTCGACACCGCCCTCGGCTACGCCGACAACGAGATCGGACCCTGGCACACCCGCCGCCCGACGGTGCCGATCAGCCGTACCCAGACGCTGCTCCTCAAGATGCTGATGACCGCGGGCATCACGCTCGTCAGCGTCTCCCTGGTGATGCTGGCCTGCGTCGGCATCCTCGGGATGGACGCGTCTCACCTGCCCCTCCTGTGGGTCTACTCCTACTGCGCGGCCCTCGCCGTCGGCCTGGGGGTGCAGGCCATCAACGCCGCGTTCGGCGGCATCGGCCAGCTCGTGTCGATGTTCGTGTTCATCGTGCTGGGTCTGCCGTCGTCGGGTGCGACCGTCCCGCTGCAGGCGGTCCCCGGCTTCTACCGCTTCCTCTCCCACTTCGAACCGATGCGCCAGCTCAGCGACGGAGTCCGCGCGATCCTCTACTTCGACGCCCGCGGCGACGCGGGTCTCACCCGCTCCTGGATCATGATCGCGGTCGGTACGGTCCTGGCCCTGCTGTTCGGCTTCGCCATGACCACCTACTACGACCGCAAGGGCCTCAAGCGGCTCACGCCGCAGCCCGCCTGA
- a CDS encoding serine/threonine-protein kinase — MYNEDPETVTETAFTATTAGAAAGTTTNPVTAVAAPGTAGAERLIAGRYRLLSRLGEGGMGTVWRARDETLHREVAVKEVRPPAGLGAGDITRMYGRLEREAWAAARIPDRNVVTVHDVVMQDDRPWIVMELIRGRSLAERLRAEGPLTPRQAAHVGAEVLSALRAAHAVGVEHRDVKPANVLLAEDGRVVLGDFGIAMVEGSTALTMTGELVGSPEYLAPERALGRLSGPESDLWSLGVLLYAAVEGLSPFRQDTALSTLRAVVDEEPPVPTRAGPLAPVIAGLLRKEPAERTPAAEVSASLRDIAHDPGATTSAAGVLAAPGEPAAVAAPRRKRRTAAFVAAGTAACVLIGGGLAYAFAGDGDGDGTARGAGVQVSVVGANTAYTGGCPIPEGRAPAFTATFTASEPTLISYRWVSGDGSVVDPHWRTLTVGDRDNPERHDTVRLSAYAKTGTLTTGMAVELQSPVRSTSNPVPFSITCTG; from the coding sequence ATGTACAACGAAGATCCCGAGACCGTGACGGAGACCGCGTTCACGGCCACCACCGCAGGCGCGGCCGCGGGCACCACCACGAACCCGGTCACCGCCGTGGCCGCGCCGGGTACGGCAGGCGCGGAACGGCTGATCGCGGGCCGCTACCGGCTGCTGTCCCGGCTCGGCGAAGGCGGCATGGGCACCGTGTGGCGGGCCCGCGACGAGACCCTGCACCGGGAGGTCGCCGTCAAGGAGGTACGACCACCGGCCGGGCTGGGGGCCGGTGACATCACGCGGATGTACGGCCGGCTGGAGCGGGAGGCGTGGGCCGCGGCCCGGATACCCGACCGCAACGTGGTCACGGTCCACGACGTGGTCATGCAGGACGACCGGCCCTGGATCGTGATGGAGCTGATCCGCGGCCGATCGCTGGCCGAACGCTTGCGGGCCGAGGGGCCGCTGACCCCACGCCAGGCCGCACACGTCGGCGCGGAGGTGCTGAGCGCGCTGCGCGCGGCCCACGCCGTCGGGGTGGAGCACCGGGACGTGAAACCGGCGAACGTGCTGCTCGCCGAGGACGGGCGGGTGGTCCTCGGCGACTTCGGCATCGCGATGGTCGAGGGCAGCACCGCCCTCACCATGACGGGCGAGCTGGTCGGCTCCCCCGAGTACCTGGCGCCGGAGCGGGCGCTGGGCCGCCTCTCGGGCCCCGAGTCCGACCTGTGGTCCCTCGGCGTGCTGCTGTACGCGGCCGTGGAGGGGCTCTCGCCGTTCCGGCAGGACACCGCGCTCAGCACCCTTCGGGCCGTCGTGGACGAGGAACCGCCGGTACCGACCCGCGCCGGCCCGCTCGCCCCGGTGATCGCCGGGCTGCTCCGCAAGGAGCCCGCGGAGCGGACCCCCGCCGCCGAAGTCAGCGCGTCCCTGCGGGACATCGCCCACGATCCGGGTGCCACCACGAGCGCGGCCGGCGTCCTGGCGGCCCCCGGGGAGCCCGCCGCGGTCGCCGCCCCGCGCCGCAAGCGCCGTACGGCGGCCTTCGTCGCGGCCGGCACGGCCGCGTGCGTACTGATCGGCGGCGGGCTCGCCTACGCGTTCGCCGGTGACGGCGACGGTGACGGCACCGCCCGTGGCGCGGGCGTACAGGTGTCGGTGGTGGGCGCCAACACGGCCTACACCGGCGGCTGTCCGATCCCCGAAGGCCGGGCCCCGGCCTTCACCGCGACCTTCACCGCGTCCGAGCCGACGCTGATCTCCTACCGGTGGGTGTCCGGCGACGGCTCGGTGGTGGATCCGCACTGGCGGACCCTGACGGTCGGGGACAGGGACAACCCCGAGAGGCACGACACCGTGCGCCTGTCGGCATACGCGAAGACGGGCACCCTGACGACCGGGATGGCCGTGGAACTCCAGAGCCCCGTCCGCTCCACCTCCAACCCGGTCCCCTTCTCGATCACCTGCACCGGCTGA
- a CDS encoding FHA domain-containing protein: MPSVIVGRTGPFTGQSVVLGGEPLSFGRKSDNGVVIVSPSASRLHAEILTEDPGFVLYDRDSRNGTYVNGQRVTRHVLRPNDCIRIGDETFLYEAQDSMETVMDLSLLDVPRVATADPGVLRVTVTGGGPVGLAFALALDEMLPGRTAITLYDGRWTRKGSAVVWKDETQGNFRRQQVVTVQSRQYLALSEEVLGALFGDDGAYSEMWPVGPDSVDGHPPRNIRIAHIEDRLLELAGRRPAIRLVPERFDVTEQQNRLTREHVLVVCEGGRSRTREHYADRFGAADASIYSLDGEHLQDVVLGLRVKSRLPDPMSVLLTVSQNRFLLNSLRGEGFLNMRLTREEARNVIGIDPVRHVFEECIAARPCLMSRQQEDGEFRCPTHGTLFLPALLRGSPLWKEIRQGLGLFGVAEEDLSAITSFRLDMVQRPRFTAQLYRPTATSPGTFGFLLGDAANAIHFWPGRGLNSGLASASSLARSLSRAWQGRPLRDADFIRHEAAMSMLQYRHKSRAWNAMVTTDDQGVTRAIKDVIARSTEAGAGAGADGGGGTGAGADGSDLDALLERMAGIRDRLESRLPGLPTDAELRSHLSSIAPATLRTLRESGAWDTLIVGGEEADIDLFYQSDSPVFVPRPADPRSAPAPAAVRPELGVSLGR, from the coding sequence GTGCCATCGGTCATCGTGGGGCGCACGGGTCCGTTCACCGGGCAGAGCGTGGTCCTGGGCGGCGAGCCCCTCAGTTTCGGGCGCAAGAGCGACAACGGCGTCGTGATCGTGAGTCCCAGCGCCTCCCGGCTGCACGCCGAGATCCTCACGGAGGACCCCGGGTTCGTCCTCTACGACCGGGACAGCCGCAACGGCACGTACGTCAACGGCCAGCGCGTCACCCGGCATGTGCTGCGCCCGAACGACTGCATCCGGATCGGCGATGAAACGTTCCTTTATGAGGCGCAGGACTCCATGGAGACGGTCATGGACCTCTCCCTCCTGGACGTCCCCCGGGTCGCCACCGCGGACCCCGGCGTGCTGCGGGTCACCGTCACCGGCGGCGGCCCGGTCGGCCTCGCCTTCGCCCTGGCGCTCGACGAGATGCTGCCCGGCCGGACGGCCATCACCCTCTACGACGGGCGCTGGACCAGAAAGGGCTCCGCGGTCGTCTGGAAGGACGAGACCCAGGGCAACTTCCGCCGCCAGCAGGTGGTGACCGTCCAGAGCCGGCAGTACCTCGCCCTCTCCGAGGAGGTCCTCGGCGCCCTGTTCGGCGACGACGGCGCCTACTCCGAGATGTGGCCCGTCGGCCCGGACTCGGTCGACGGCCACCCGCCCCGCAACATCCGGATCGCCCACATCGAGGACCGGCTCCTGGAACTGGCCGGCCGGCGGCCGGCGATCCGTCTCGTCCCCGAGCGCTTCGACGTGACGGAGCAGCAGAACCGGCTCACCCGGGAACACGTCCTCGTGGTCTGCGAGGGCGGCCGCTCCCGCACCCGCGAGCACTACGCCGACCGCTTCGGCGCGGCGGACGCCTCGATCTACTCCCTCGACGGCGAACACCTTCAGGACGTCGTGCTGGGACTGCGGGTCAAGTCGAGGCTGCCGGACCCGATGAGCGTGCTGCTCACGGTGTCGCAGAACCGCTTCCTGCTCAACTCGCTGCGCGGCGAGGGCTTCCTGAACATGCGGCTCACCCGGGAGGAGGCCAGGAACGTCATCGGCATCGACCCGGTGCGTCACGTCTTCGAGGAGTGCATCGCCGCCCGCCCCTGCCTGATGAGCCGGCAGCAGGAGGACGGCGAGTTCCGCTGCCCCACCCACGGCACCCTCTTCCTGCCCGCCCTGCTGCGCGGTTCCCCGCTGTGGAAGGAGATCCGGCAGGGCCTCGGCCTCTTCGGCGTGGCCGAGGAGGACCTGTCGGCGATCACCTCGTTCCGGCTGGACATGGTGCAGCGCCCGCGGTTCACCGCGCAGCTGTACCGGCCGACCGCGACCAGCCCCGGTACCTTCGGCTTCCTGCTGGGCGACGCGGCCAACGCCATCCACTTCTGGCCCGGCCGCGGCCTCAACAGCGGCCTCGCCTCGGCCAGTTCGCTCGCCCGCTCGCTCAGCCGCGCCTGGCAGGGCAGGCCGCTGCGGGATGCCGACTTCATCCGCCACGAGGCCGCCATGTCCATGCTCCAGTACCGGCACAAGAGCCGGGCCTGGAACGCCATGGTGACCACCGACGACCAGGGCGTCACCCGCGCCATCAAGGACGTCATCGCGCGCAGCACGGAGGCCGGTGCCGGTGCCGGTGCCGACGGCGGCGGTGGTACCGGCGCCGGCGCGGACGGGAGTGACCTGGACGCGCTGCTGGAGCGGATGGCCGGTATCCGAGACCGGCTGGAGTCCCGGCTGCCAGGCCTGCCCACGGACGCGGAACTCCGCTCCCACCTCTCCTCCATCGCCCCCGCCACCCTGCGCACCCTGCGGGAGAGCGGCGCCTGGGACACCCTGATCGTCGGCGGGGAGGAGGCCGACATCGACCTCTTCTACCAGTCGGACTCCCCGGTCTTCGTACCCCGCCCGGCCGACCCCCGGAGCGCACCGGCCCCGGCCGCCGTCCGGCCTGAGCTGGGCGTCAGCCTCGGCAGATGA
- a CDS encoding subtilase-type protease inhibitor: MRHRLATVSAAALLCFVGTAGLAQASPGAGLSGPSAMVLTIAHGGDAATGTALRAVVLSCAYTAEGTHPAPRAACDALNATGGELDRLLAAPDAGRACPRRSDPVTITADGVWQGDRIEWKHTFRNACVMSATLNGNALYAF, from the coding sequence ATGCGTCACCGCTTAGCCACCGTGTCCGCCGCCGCTCTCCTCTGTTTCGTCGGCACCGCGGGCCTGGCGCAGGCGAGCCCCGGAGCCGGCCTGTCCGGGCCCTCCGCCATGGTCCTCACCATCGCCCACGGGGGCGACGCCGCCACGGGCACGGCCCTGCGGGCGGTCGTCCTCAGCTGCGCCTACACAGCCGAGGGCACGCACCCCGCCCCCAGGGCCGCGTGCGACGCCCTCAACGCCACCGGCGGCGAGCTCGACCGACTGCTGGCCGCCCCGGATGCGGGCCGGGCGTGCCCGAGGCGCTCCGACCCCGTCACCATCACCGCGGACGGCGTGTGGCAGGGCGACCGCATCGAGTGGAAGCACACCTTCCGCAATGCGTGCGTGATGTCCGCGACCCTGAACGGCAACGCCCTCTACGCGTTCTGA
- a CDS encoding AfsR/SARP family transcriptional regulator: MQFRVLGPVCVTTAGGVPLPLGPAKRRSLLAMLLAHPNTPVGVERLTEALWDEEPPKHARTVLQGHVSRLRAVFAQHGAAAHGVELLTQGAAYRLCLPGELVDAHRFEESLRLVRQGSDPAQTVAVLRAALGLWKGPAFAGTVHGAPLEAPAHALEELRLAAVETLARAYGHLGDHGAAASVLHAEAAAHPLREQLVAQLMLALARAGRQADALDRYHRTRKLLADEMGVGPAAVLTDAYRTLLRTDADTHAHAHADARAAAGTVRPAGARQPAVAGPADAPQLLPRRPRGFIARQDELATLDRVTAAAAGPVVTLTGSAGVGKTALAVHWAHRRRADFPGGTLFADLCGFSPTPARDPCAVLREFLLALGVPVERMPGSPAALGARYRELTAGRRLLVLLDNAADSEQIRPLLPGGDECVTLVTSRDRLDGLVATDAARPVAVGALPAADSTALLAAVLGPEAVAAEPEAAARLAGLCDGLPLALRVAAARLATRPHRGLASFAGELADEQHRLDLLKAEDTGVAAALGLSLRQLPEPARRLFHHLGPLTGAALDTGTAAALADCTPSRAAQALDQLAAAQLVVETGPRAYVLHDLVRLYARSLAPDHEPAGLLRLLDHWVQTLLAACAAAEPGGEPCCGPAPGARRSAEIRRFGDRAGALAWYSAERGTLRGAFEAAVAAGLHDRAWRLVLLQWPLIVWQVRDGWVPLLEQGLASAELDGDPAAQSRASALLGWVLSEEGRPEEALARLERAPGLAVLAGDLAGEAVARINLAVALARHGDRERPGGLLAEALALAEREGLTETATLAHQHLAQHLLSVGAADDAAEHAARGLALAAPPLAAPRRVVLRTLHAEALAAVGRTGEAVRHLREAVREARASAYEEGEAAARAALDGLARPDRARGPANGLYVPGSDHRTGRYRGEVTASSASWRSP; the protein is encoded by the coding sequence GTGCAGTTCCGCGTGCTGGGGCCGGTCTGCGTGACGACGGCGGGCGGAGTCCCGCTCCCGCTCGGCCCCGCCAAACGCCGGAGCCTGCTGGCCATGCTGCTGGCCCATCCGAACACGCCCGTCGGGGTCGAGCGACTCACCGAGGCGCTGTGGGACGAGGAGCCGCCGAAACACGCGCGCACCGTGCTGCAGGGCCATGTCTCCCGGCTCCGGGCGGTCTTCGCGCAGCACGGCGCGGCGGCACACGGCGTGGAACTCCTCACCCAGGGAGCGGCGTACCGGTTGTGCCTGCCCGGGGAACTCGTGGACGCACACCGTTTCGAGGAATCCCTCCGGCTCGTCCGGCAGGGCTCGGACCCGGCGCAGACCGTGGCCGTGCTCCGTGCGGCACTGGGGCTCTGGAAGGGGCCGGCGTTCGCCGGGACCGTGCACGGCGCACCGCTGGAAGCCCCCGCGCACGCGCTGGAGGAGCTGCGGCTGGCAGCCGTGGAGACACTGGCGCGCGCGTACGGGCACCTGGGGGACCACGGCGCGGCCGCGTCCGTACTGCACGCCGAGGCCGCCGCACACCCCTTGCGGGAGCAGCTCGTGGCCCAGCTCATGCTGGCCCTGGCCCGGGCGGGACGCCAGGCGGACGCACTGGACCGGTACCACCGCACGCGGAAGCTGCTCGCGGACGAGATGGGCGTGGGCCCCGCAGCGGTGCTCACCGACGCGTACCGGACCCTCCTGCGCACGGACGCCGACACCCACGCCCACGCCCATGCCGACGCCCGGGCCGCCGCCGGAACGGTCCGCCCGGCGGGCGCCCGGCAGCCGGCCGTCGCAGGGCCCGCCGACGCGCCCCAACTGCTGCCCCGCCGGCCGCGCGGCTTCATCGCCCGCCAGGACGAACTCGCCACCCTCGACCGCGTCACGGCCGCGGCAGCGGGGCCTGTCGTCACCCTCACCGGCAGCGCCGGCGTCGGAAAGACCGCGCTCGCCGTGCACTGGGCGCACCGGCGCCGCGCCGACTTCCCCGGCGGCACGCTCTTCGCCGACCTGTGCGGCTTCAGCCCCACCCCGGCCCGCGACCCCTGTGCCGTGCTCCGCGAGTTCCTGCTCGCGCTCGGCGTCCCGGTCGAGCGGATGCCGGGCTCGCCCGCCGCCCTCGGGGCCCGCTACCGTGAACTGACCGCCGGACGGCGGCTGCTGGTCCTCCTGGACAACGCCGCCGACTCCGAGCAGATCCGCCCGTTACTGCCCGGCGGGGACGAGTGCGTCACCCTCGTCACCAGCCGTGACCGGCTCGACGGCCTGGTGGCCACCGACGCCGCCCGCCCGGTGGCGGTCGGCGCGCTGCCCGCCGCCGACTCGACGGCACTGCTGGCCGCCGTGCTGGGCCCGGAAGCGGTGGCCGCCGAGCCGGAGGCAGCGGCGCGACTGGCCGGGCTGTGCGACGGACTGCCGCTCGCCCTGCGCGTCGCGGCCGCCCGACTCGCCACCCGCCCGCACCGGGGTCTGGCCTCCTTCGCCGGTGAACTCGCCGACGAGCAGCACCGGCTGGACCTGCTCAAGGCGGAGGACACCGGCGTCGCCGCCGCGCTCGGCCTCAGTCTGCGGCAACTGCCCGAACCGGCACGGCGGTTGTTCCACCACCTCGGCCCGCTCACCGGTGCCGCGCTCGACACCGGCACCGCGGCCGCGCTCGCCGACTGCACCCCGTCCCGGGCCGCCCAGGCGCTCGATCAGCTGGCCGCGGCCCAACTGGTCGTCGAGACGGGCCCACGGGCGTACGTGCTGCACGACCTGGTCCGCCTCTACGCCCGCAGCCTGGCACCCGATCACGAACCCGCCGGGCTGCTGCGGCTGCTCGACCACTGGGTGCAGACCCTGCTCGCGGCATGCGCGGCCGCGGAGCCCGGCGGCGAGCCGTGCTGCGGCCCGGCCCCCGGGGCCCGGCGCTCGGCCGAGATCCGCCGGTTCGGCGACCGGGCCGGCGCGCTCGCCTGGTACTCCGCCGAACGCGGCACCCTGCGCGGGGCGTTCGAGGCCGCCGTCGCGGCGGGCCTCCACGACCGGGCCTGGCGGCTCGTCCTGCTCCAGTGGCCGCTCATCGTGTGGCAGGTGCGCGACGGCTGGGTGCCGCTGCTCGAACAGGGCCTGGCCTCCGCGGAACTGGACGGCGATCCGGCGGCCCAGTCCCGGGCGTCGGCGCTGCTCGGCTGGGTGCTGTCCGAGGAGGGCAGGCCCGAGGAGGCCCTGGCGCGGCTGGAACGAGCCCCCGGTCTCGCCGTCCTGGCGGGGGACCTCGCCGGGGAGGCGGTCGCCCGGATCAACCTGGCCGTCGCGCTCGCACGGCACGGCGACCGCGAGCGGCCCGGCGGCCTGTTGGCCGAGGCCCTCGCCCTGGCCGAGCGGGAGGGCCTCACCGAGACCGCCACCCTGGCGCACCAGCATCTCGCCCAGCACCTGCTGTCGGTCGGCGCGGCCGACGATGCCGCCGAACACGCGGCCCGCGGACTGGCTCTCGCCGCGCCTCCGCTGGCCGCACCGCGGCGAGTGGTCCTGCGTACCCTGCACGCCGAGGCACTGGCCGCCGTCGGGCGTACCGGCGAGGCCGTACGACACCTCCGCGAAGCCGTCCGCGAGGCCCGGGCCAGCGCCTACGAGGAGGGCGAGGCCGCCGCGCGGGCGGCACTGGACGGGCTGGCGCGCCCGGATCGGGCCCGCGGGCCGGCGAACGGTTTGTACGTACCGGGCTCGGACCACCGGACCGGGCGATACCGTGGTGAAGTCACCGCCAGTTCGGCTTCCTGGAGATCCCCATGA